The following are from one region of the Jatrophihabitans telluris genome:
- a CDS encoding type III polyketide synthase, with protein MTVIAAVHPVLPEHRYPQRDITELFAQLIGDPARAAVMRRLHGAAGVRSRHLAVPLERYPELADFTESNDVFIASAVELGAEAVTGAVKQAGLSMHDVDLVVSTTVTGIAAPSLEARIANRVGLRPDVKRMPMFGLGCVAGAAGVARLHDYLRGDPDGVAVLLSVELCSLTVQRGDSSTANLVASGLFGDGAAAVLAVGDRRAESLAETGPRVVDSISHLYPDTERTMGWDVTSGGLKIVLSADVPSLAREHLGVDVDRFLARHGVTVDDISTWICHPGGPKVIEAIQDVLDVGPHELRHTWDSLAEVGNLSSASVLDVFARTLAQPDPPEGLGVLMAMGPGFCSELVLLDWR; from the coding sequence GTGACGGTCATCGCTGCAGTGCATCCGGTTCTGCCCGAGCACCGCTACCCGCAGCGGGACATCACCGAGCTGTTCGCACAGCTGATCGGCGACCCGGCACGGGCGGCCGTGATGCGACGGCTGCACGGTGCTGCCGGGGTACGGTCGCGGCACCTGGCCGTTCCGCTCGAGCGCTATCCCGAGCTGGCCGATTTCACCGAGTCCAACGACGTGTTCATCGCCAGTGCGGTCGAACTCGGTGCCGAGGCCGTGACCGGAGCGGTCAAACAGGCCGGCCTGAGCATGCACGACGTGGACCTGGTCGTCTCGACCACGGTGACCGGTATCGCCGCGCCGTCGTTGGAGGCGCGGATCGCCAACCGAGTCGGGTTGCGGCCGGACGTCAAACGGATGCCGATGTTCGGACTCGGCTGTGTTGCCGGTGCCGCCGGGGTGGCCCGGTTGCACGACTACCTGCGCGGCGATCCCGATGGCGTGGCGGTGCTGCTGTCGGTGGAGCTGTGCTCATTGACGGTTCAACGCGGTGATTCATCGACCGCCAACCTGGTCGCCTCCGGGCTGTTCGGCGACGGCGCGGCCGCGGTGCTGGCGGTCGGGGACCGGCGCGCGGAATCGCTGGCCGAGACCGGCCCCCGCGTGGTGGACTCGATCAGTCACCTGTACCCGGACACCGAGCGCACGATGGGCTGGGACGTCACCAGCGGCGGGCTGAAGATCGTGCTGTCGGCCGACGTGCCGAGCCTGGCGCGCGAGCACCTCGGCGTCGACGTCGACCGTTTTCTCGCCCGGCACGGTGTGACGGTCGACGACATCTCGACCTGGATCTGTCATCCCGGTGGTCCCAAGGTGATCGAGGCTATCCAGGACGTGCTCGACGTCGGCCCGCACGAGCTTCGCCATACCTGGGATTCCCTTGCTGAGGTGGGCAATCTGTCCTCCGCCTCGGTGCTCGACGTGTTCGCCCGCACGCTGGCGCAGCCGGATCCGCCTGAGGGCCTGGGCGTGTTGATGGCAATGGGACCGGGGTTCTGCTCCGAACTCGTCCTGCTGGATTGGCGCTGA
- a CDS encoding SGNH/GDSL hydrolase family protein: MTGTELDFDYSNLSGRPPGRFVSIAARLLPGVRTVQEEIEPYAAAWQAANRAALSESADPARPLWIALGDSMSMGVGASAYDRGFIGQLAELLAPQTPGGRGYRIVNLASSGARTDDIVERQLPALDRLISRGPQPALVTVLVGSNDLLRRRYREILPERFARMLDRVPVGTVVANLPQPREAARTVNRLIERAVGERGLILADMRSHRTASWRGKLAADHFHPNDLGYAGMAEVFADAIPPVRI, from the coding sequence GTGACGGGAACCGAACTCGACTTCGACTACTCAAACCTCAGCGGACGGCCACCCGGCCGGTTCGTGAGCATCGCGGCGCGGCTACTGCCCGGCGTCCGGACTGTGCAGGAGGAGATCGAGCCGTACGCCGCCGCGTGGCAGGCAGCCAATCGGGCGGCGCTGAGCGAGTCCGCAGACCCGGCCCGGCCGCTCTGGATCGCCCTCGGGGACTCGATGAGCATGGGCGTCGGCGCCTCGGCCTACGACCGTGGCTTCATCGGTCAGCTGGCCGAACTCCTCGCACCTCAGACCCCCGGCGGCCGGGGATACCGGATCGTCAACCTGGCCAGCAGCGGCGCACGCACCGATGACATCGTCGAGCGCCAACTGCCCGCGCTGGACCGGCTGATCTCGCGCGGCCCGCAGCCTGCTCTGGTCACCGTGCTGGTCGGGTCCAACGACCTGCTCCGCCGCCGGTACCGCGAGATCCTGCCTGAACGCTTCGCCAGGATGCTCGACCGAGTGCCGGTAGGCACGGTCGTGGCCAATCTCCCGCAGCCACGAGAGGCCGCGCGCACGGTCAACCGGCTGATCGAGCGGGCGGTCGGCGAACGGGGGCTGATCCTGGCCGACATGCGCTCACACCGGACGGCGTCCTGGCGCGGCAAGCTTGCCGCGGATCACTTCCACCCGAACGATCTCGGCTACGCGGGGATGGCCGAAGTCTTCGCCGACGCGATTCCTCCGGTCCGGATCTGA
- a CDS encoding UbiA family prenyltransferase codes for MVAGRIASALARSCHPGPTVAVTLFVTVLFALAGNGLSTCAIGSVAVLSGQLSIGWSNDRLDYRRDQHADRTDKPVARGEVSRRIVDAAIVIAVGTSVLFSLLLGWRAGLLHLAAVGCGWLYNVWLKRTALSWLPYVLAFGSLPAIATLALPDPRVAGAWALAGAAALGLAGHLTNALPDLQDDLDTGVRGLPHRLGARPSLLMALAALVIADVLIALGPPGRSAAALAVAGAVVVLTALVAVPLLRRPAARASFYVVIALVALELVLLVWRGHRLR; via the coding sequence ATGGTCGCCGGTCGGATCGCGTCTGCGCTGGCGCGATCGTGTCATCCGGGCCCCACCGTCGCCGTCACCCTGTTCGTCACCGTCCTGTTCGCCTTGGCGGGCAACGGTCTGTCCACGTGCGCGATCGGCTCGGTCGCGGTGCTGTCGGGCCAGCTGTCCATCGGCTGGAGCAACGACCGGTTGGACTACCGGCGGGACCAGCACGCTGACCGGACCGACAAGCCGGTGGCGCGTGGGGAGGTGTCGCGCCGGATAGTCGACGCCGCGATCGTGATCGCCGTCGGCACGAGCGTGCTGTTCTCGCTGCTGCTCGGCTGGCGCGCGGGACTGCTGCACCTGGCGGCGGTGGGCTGCGGCTGGCTCTACAACGTCTGGTTGAAACGGACCGCGCTGTCGTGGCTGCCCTACGTCCTGGCCTTCGGGTCGCTGCCCGCCATCGCGACTCTGGCCCTGCCCGATCCCCGTGTCGCCGGCGCCTGGGCGCTGGCCGGCGCGGCGGCGCTCGGGTTGGCCGGTCATCTCACGAACGCCTTGCCCGATCTGCAGGACGACCTCGACACCGGAGTCCGGGGCCTGCCTCACCGCCTGGGCGCGCGGCCGTCGTTGCTGATGGCTCTGGCGGCGTTGGTGATCGCCGACGTCCTCATCGCCCTGGGTCCGCCGGGACGTTCCGCGGCCGCGCTCGCCGTCGCGGGCGCCGTCGTCGTCCTGACCGCACTGGTCGCGGTGCCCCTGCTGCGGAGGCCCGCCGCTCGAGCATCCTTCTACGTGGTGATCGCCTTGGTGGCGCTCGAACTGGTGTTGCTGGTGTGGCGAGGTCACCGATTGCGCTGA
- a CDS encoding NAD(P)/FAD-dependent oxidoreductase, whose amino-acid sequence MIDLAVVGGGPAGLATALQARRAGLSVVVFEPRPSPIDKACGEGLMPGAVADLRHLGVRPDGFPFSGIRYLDRTRSATAPFPGGRHGLGVARTELHRCLRAAAERDGVLWRDERVAGVLQDAEGVTLAGIRSRYVVAADGLHSAIRRGLGMSGPVSTHRRWGIRARFALPPWDDRVQVHWADEGEAYVTPLAANLVGVAVLTGRQQPFIEQLERFPMLRERLADAEHDEPRAAGPLRQTVTARTNGRVLLVGDAAGYVDALTGEGLAIAFRCAAAAVARIVEGRPARYEHDYLRITRRYRAMTHTLLAAGRSERARPLIVPAATRMPFVFRRAVAALAANG is encoded by the coding sequence GTGATCGATCTCGCCGTCGTGGGTGGCGGTCCTGCCGGTCTGGCCACCGCGCTGCAGGCGCGGCGTGCCGGCCTGTCGGTGGTGGTGTTCGAACCGAGGCCCTCGCCGATCGACAAGGCGTGCGGTGAAGGTCTCATGCCCGGCGCCGTGGCCGATCTGCGGCACCTCGGCGTCCGCCCGGACGGTTTTCCCTTCTCCGGCATACGTTATCTGGATCGGACGCGCTCGGCGACGGCGCCTTTCCCGGGCGGTCGGCACGGACTCGGGGTGGCCCGGACCGAACTGCACCGCTGTCTGAGAGCCGCGGCTGAACGCGATGGCGTGCTGTGGCGGGACGAGCGGGTGGCCGGTGTGCTGCAGGACGCCGAGGGCGTGACGCTGGCCGGCATCCGGTCGCGCTACGTGGTCGCCGCGGACGGCCTGCATTCGGCGATCCGGCGTGGGCTGGGCATGTCCGGTCCGGTCTCGACTCATCGGCGGTGGGGGATCCGGGCGCGTTTTGCCCTGCCACCGTGGGACGATCGGGTCCAGGTGCACTGGGCCGACGAGGGCGAGGCGTACGTGACGCCGTTGGCGGCGAACCTGGTCGGCGTCGCCGTACTGACGGGGCGCCAACAGCCGTTTATCGAGCAACTGGAGCGGTTTCCGATGCTGCGGGAACGATTGGCCGACGCCGAGCACGACGAGCCTCGCGCGGCCGGTCCGTTGCGGCAGACGGTGACGGCGCGAACCAACGGCCGGGTTCTGCTCGTGGGTGATGCCGCCGGTTATGTGGACGCTTTGACGGGCGAGGGCCTGGCGATCGCGTTCCGATGCGCCGCTGCGGCCGTCGCCAGAATTGTCGAAGGGCGCCCGGCGAGGTACGAACACGACTACTTACGGATCACCCGGCGGTATCGCGCGATGACGCACACTCTGCTGGCGGCGGGACGGTCCGAGCGCGCGCGGCCGCTGATCGTCCCGGCGGCGACCAGGATGCCGTTCGTGTTCCGGCGTGCGGTGGCAGCGCTGGCCGCCAACGGCTGA
- a CDS encoding glycerate kinase: protein MIVLAAPDKFRGTATAEQVCAAIAAAVLASGGQIRSRPMADGGEGLLEAFGGANRWSTVTGPDGPDGAAVLAGWRQDDAGLAVIEAAQANGLILAGGIEHNDPMAATSRGVGELLVTALRAGAERVLLGVGGSATTDGGYPAVAAVRAAGVLRAGRLPVPVSVCCDVATPFLDAARVYGPQKGAGPEQITALTGRLAALRDDYEREYGVDVGALAGAGAAGGLAGGLAALGARLVPGFATVASEVNFDGLLAGADLVVTGEGAFDRTSLAGKVVGEVILRARSAGVPVLVVAGVVRDADWPDSSELTVVDLSERFGRDRAWTDTTACVREAVAEYLSPVRGFSA, encoded by the coding sequence GTGATCGTGCTGGCCGCGCCGGACAAGTTCCGCGGTACGGCGACCGCCGAACAAGTCTGTGCTGCCATCGCCGCTGCGGTCCTCGCGAGCGGTGGGCAGATCCGCTCGCGCCCGATGGCCGACGGGGGCGAGGGCTTGCTGGAGGCGTTCGGAGGCGCGAACCGGTGGAGTACGGTCACCGGCCCGGACGGCCCGGACGGCGCCGCGGTCCTCGCCGGTTGGCGGCAGGACGACGCGGGCCTGGCGGTGATCGAGGCGGCCCAGGCCAACGGCCTGATCCTGGCCGGGGGGATCGAGCACAACGACCCGATGGCGGCCACCAGTCGCGGGGTCGGGGAGCTACTGGTCACCGCGCTGCGCGCCGGGGCCGAGCGGGTCCTGCTGGGCGTAGGCGGATCGGCGACCACCGACGGGGGTTACCCGGCCGTGGCCGCGGTGCGTGCCGCCGGGGTGTTGCGCGCTGGGCGGTTGCCCGTCCCGGTGTCGGTCTGTTGTGACGTGGCCACGCCCTTCCTCGACGCGGCCCGGGTGTACGGGCCGCAGAAGGGCGCCGGCCCGGAGCAGATCACCGCACTCACCGGGCGACTGGCGGCTTTGCGGGACGACTACGAGCGCGAATACGGGGTGGACGTCGGGGCGCTGGCCGGTGCCGGCGCGGCGGGTGGACTGGCCGGGGGCCTGGCCGCGCTGGGCGCTCGGTTGGTCCCCGGGTTCGCCACGGTGGCCTCCGAGGTGAACTTCGACGGCCTGCTGGCCGGGGCTGACCTGGTGGTAACCGGTGAGGGCGCCTTCGACCGCACGTCGCTGGCCGGCAAGGTCGTGGGCGAGGTCATCCTGCGGGCACGAAGCGCGGGCGTGCCGGTACTCGTCGTGGCGGGGGTCGTCCGGGACGCGGACTGGCCGGACAGCTCGGAGCTGACCGTGGTGGACCTGTCCGAGCGGTTCGGTCGGGACCGGGCGTGGACCGACACGACCGCGTGCGTGCGGGAAGCGGTGGCTGAGTACCTCTCCCCGGTGCGCGGATTTTCAGCCTGA
- a CDS encoding flavin reductase yields MSIHPEHPFATPAAERRPSRRFRGRLPSPVTLWTAADSAGRAGLTVASVLVADGDPAFAVGVIDELSDLWEVLRRCHRVVITQLDWPDRGLADRFGYVAPAPGGPFAGTEWLDTEWGPVPAHARTWAGGRLVDPTGARLGWGVHVAVELEHIEVLAEPGPALVHRGGRYETVAGQSGQDGM; encoded by the coding sequence GTGAGCATCCATCCCGAGCATCCCTTCGCGACGCCGGCCGCCGAACGCCGCCCGAGCCGGCGGTTCCGCGGTCGCTTGCCGTCACCGGTCACCCTGTGGACCGCAGCCGATTCCGCCGGTCGTGCCGGCCTCACGGTGGCCTCCGTCCTCGTCGCGGACGGCGATCCGGCCTTTGCCGTAGGGGTGATCGACGAGCTGTCAGACCTTTGGGAGGTGCTGCGCCGGTGCCACCGCGTGGTGATCACCCAGCTCGACTGGCCCGACCGGGGGCTGGCCGACCGCTTCGGCTACGTCGCACCGGCACCGGGTGGGCCGTTCGCCGGAACCGAGTGGCTCGATACCGAATGGGGTCCTGTACCCGCCCACGCGCGTACCTGGGCAGGCGGCCGGCTGGTCGATCCGACCGGAGCCCGCCTCGGCTGGGGTGTCCACGTGGCAGTCGAACTCGAACACATCGAGGTGCTGGCCGAGCCCGGGCCGGCCTTGGTGCATCGCGGGGGCAGGTACGAAACCGTGGCCGGCCAGTCGGGTCAGGACGGGATGTAG
- a CDS encoding acyltransferase family protein, with product MTSLLAVRPGQGDPTPDQIAGLRYRPELDGLRAVAVALVIAADLFGQPRGGLVGIDVLFVVSGFIITTLLAGDLRTRPRLGLGHFYLRRIQRLLPGPIVVLGVSALCARLLFSAPRAHTTYRDIEWSAALLGNVHFASLNPVPTPGPLSSPVQQLWWTSVQAQFYLLWPIVFALLSGLAFALWRRRARALLLVGATLLLGGSITLALMRASAHPHGAFFDSRTRLWEPVLGAVVACAVAGHRQLPTMLRQICLPLGLITIGAAAALVRIGTHYPVPLAIAPAAGTALVILGGSGEYLPVSAWPLIQPAARYLGRLSYSLYLWHWPVIVFLPEVVSHQDNYSRTTALLFTAAVSVVSFHFIEEPLRQLQRRPGSRGWRRRRPASAARSGRTGSARGAGGRPFSGRAYGTRGVTAGGGELRAAALAAALLTIASFVVWQARPYDPVHTFVPSTDDTSAAQVGGPQLGELTAPSSVTGAIDEALSATAFPDLTPSLSDAPADHGPEWSSCADVDANTLSDCTFAGASEGLLVHTAKSLAVLGDTTALGWLPAIRAVQGQGYDVYALTSADCPAISVTLGDPERQSACAAHFDWAVAEVHHLKPQVVVLATDPADLAQLSGSAGGATAAWQAATTDTIDRLTAAGAHRVVVLAAPPTVPDWSQCTGTSTDPGKCIGQVSTAWRQVADADRNATSPELAARYVDARSYLCAVNDFCPSFIGTAPVRTDGRHLTATFATSLGPVVSAAVLGTG from the coding sequence ATGACGTCGCTGTTGGCTGTGCGGCCAGGCCAGGGCGATCCGACGCCGGACCAGATCGCCGGCCTGCGGTATCGCCCCGAGCTCGATGGCCTGCGCGCTGTTGCGGTCGCGCTCGTCATCGCAGCGGACCTGTTCGGCCAGCCGCGGGGCGGCCTGGTCGGCATCGACGTGCTGTTCGTCGTGTCGGGTTTCATCATCACGACCCTGCTCGCCGGTGATCTCCGGACCCGCCCGCGGCTCGGCCTCGGGCACTTCTATCTTCGGCGCATCCAACGGCTGCTACCCGGCCCCATCGTCGTCCTCGGTGTATCGGCGCTGTGCGCGCGCCTGCTGTTCAGCGCACCGCGGGCCCACACGACCTACCGCGACATCGAGTGGTCAGCGGCTCTGCTCGGCAACGTCCACTTCGCCTCCCTGAACCCGGTCCCGACGCCGGGACCGCTTTCCTCACCGGTGCAACAGCTGTGGTGGACGTCGGTGCAGGCCCAGTTCTATCTGCTCTGGCCGATCGTCTTCGCGTTGCTGAGCGGGCTTGCCTTCGCGCTCTGGCGACGCCGCGCGAGGGCGCTGCTGCTGGTCGGCGCCACGCTGTTGCTGGGCGGATCGATCACGCTGGCGCTGATGCGAGCGTCAGCCCATCCCCACGGGGCGTTCTTCGACAGCCGAACCCGGCTCTGGGAACCCGTCCTGGGTGCTGTCGTGGCCTGCGCGGTCGCGGGTCACCGGCAACTGCCCACGATGCTGCGTCAGATCTGCCTACCGCTCGGCCTGATCACGATCGGCGCCGCCGCCGCGCTGGTGAGAATCGGAACGCATTACCCGGTTCCACTGGCCATCGCCCCGGCCGCCGGCACGGCGCTGGTCATTCTCGGCGGCAGCGGGGAGTATCTGCCGGTCTCGGCGTGGCCGCTGATTCAGCCCGCAGCGCGTTATCTGGGCAGGCTCTCGTACTCGCTCTACCTGTGGCACTGGCCGGTCATCGTCTTCCTGCCCGAGGTCGTCTCCCACCAGGACAACTACTCCCGGACGACGGCCCTGCTGTTCACCGCGGCGGTGTCAGTGGTGTCCTTCCACTTCATCGAGGAGCCCTTGCGGCAGCTGCAACGCCGGCCGGGCAGTCGCGGGTGGCGGCGCCGGCGGCCGGCGAGCGCCGCGCGATCGGGACGCACGGGTTCAGCTCGCGGCGCCGGCGGCCGGCCCTTCTCCGGCCGGGCCTATGGGACGCGCGGTGTCACCGCCGGCGGTGGCGAGCTGCGTGCCGCCGCTCTCGCGGCCGCGCTGCTGACCATCGCCAGCTTCGTGGTCTGGCAGGCGCGCCCTTACGACCCGGTGCACACCTTCGTTCCCAGCACCGATGACACCTCCGCCGCCCAGGTCGGCGGACCCCAGCTCGGCGAGTTGACCGCGCCGAGTTCGGTCACCGGCGCGATCGACGAGGCGCTCTCGGCCACGGCCTTCCCGGATCTGACGCCGTCGTTGTCGGACGCGCCTGCCGATCATGGTCCCGAGTGGAGCAGTTGCGCCGACGTCGACGCGAACACGCTGTCGGACTGCACCTTCGCCGGAGCCAGCGAGGGGTTGCTCGTCCACACGGCAAAATCCCTGGCCGTGCTGGGCGACACCACGGCACTGGGTTGGCTGCCCGCCATCCGGGCCGTCCAGGGACAGGGATACGACGTCTACGCCCTGACCTCCGCCGACTGCCCGGCCATTTCCGTCACGCTCGGAGATCCCGAGCGTCAGTCCGCCTGCGCTGCGCATTTCGACTGGGCCGTGGCCGAGGTCCACCATCTCAAGCCCCAGGTCGTGGTGCTGGCCACCGATCCCGCGGACCTGGCCCAGCTATCGGGTTCGGCGGGTGGCGCGACGGCTGCGTGGCAGGCTGCGACGACGGACACCATTGACCGGCTGACGGCGGCCGGAGCTCACCGGGTCGTGGTGCTGGCCGCGCCGCCGACCGTTCCGGACTGGTCCCAGTGCACCGGCACCAGCACCGACCCGGGCAAGTGCATCGGCCAGGTCAGCACCGCCTGGCGCCAGGTCGCCGACGCCGACCGCAATGCCACCAGCCCGGAATTGGCGGCGAGATATGTCGACGCTCGGTCCTACCTGTGCGCTGTGAACGACTTCTGCCCGAGCTTCATCGGAACGGCTCCGGTGCGCACGGATGGTCGGCATCTCACGGCGACCTTCGCCACCAGCCTTGGTCCGGTCGTGAGCGCGGCGGTGCTCGGCACCGGGTGA
- a CDS encoding isoprenylcysteine carboxyl methyltransferase family protein, with the protein MVWFVVLVVAVGLERLCELVVSTRNLRWSRERSGFEAGAGHYPFMVVLHTGLLVGALIEVLLAHRQFHPLLGWTMFGLVLAGQALRWWCIRVLGHQWNTRIVVVPGAERVTGGPYRWLSHPNYVAVVVEGFALPLVRSAWITALVFTVLNAALLTVRIRAENLALRQLTAAA; encoded by the coding sequence GTGGTGTGGTTCGTCGTGCTGGTGGTGGCTGTCGGCCTGGAGCGCCTGTGCGAGCTGGTCGTGTCAACGAGAAATCTGCGCTGGAGCCGCGAGCGATCAGGCTTCGAGGCCGGCGCGGGACACTACCCGTTCATGGTCGTGCTGCACACCGGGCTGTTGGTCGGGGCGCTGATCGAGGTGCTGCTGGCACACCGGCAGTTCCATCCGCTTCTCGGCTGGACGATGTTCGGCCTCGTGCTCGCCGGCCAGGCCCTGCGCTGGTGGTGCATCCGCGTGCTGGGACATCAGTGGAACACCCGCATCGTCGTGGTTCCCGGCGCCGAGCGGGTCACCGGCGGCCCGTATCGGTGGCTGTCGCACCCGAACTACGTGGCCGTGGTGGTGGAGGGATTCGCCTTGCCACTGGTACGTAGCGCCTGGATCACCGCGCTGGTCTTCACGGTGTTGAACGCGGCGCTGCTGACGGTGCGCATCCGCGCGGAAAACCTCGCCCTGCGCCAGTTGACGGCGGCGGCATGA
- a CDS encoding SRPBCC family protein, with translation MSAFSARVQSTAVVPAARQEIWQALTDPVLLPKLTPLLRHIDADGDRWRWHLGAISALGVEISPVFTEQMVFQPQTRISYTHSPPAGAREYAGAEGVYALSDAEHGTNLSIELTLTVELPLPRLSAPAVERIIRTTMDRTGDKFSANLLKHLGVR, from the coding sequence GTGAGCGCCTTCTCCGCACGAGTGCAATCGACGGCCGTGGTGCCCGCAGCTCGGCAGGAGATCTGGCAAGCCCTGACCGATCCGGTCCTGCTGCCGAAGCTCACGCCGCTGTTGCGCCACATCGACGCCGACGGCGATCGGTGGCGCTGGCACCTCGGCGCCATCTCCGCCCTCGGGGTCGAGATCAGCCCGGTCTTCACCGAGCAGATGGTGTTCCAACCGCAGACCCGGATCTCCTATACCCACTCGCCGCCGGCGGGGGCGCGGGAATACGCCGGGGCGGAAGGGGTCTACGCGCTTTCCGACGCTGAGCACGGGACGAACCTGTCGATCGAACTGACGCTGACGGTAGAGCTCCCGCTCCCCCGCCTGTCGGCGCCGGCGGTTGAGCGGATCATAAGGACCACGATGGATCGCACCGGCGACAAGTTCTCGGCGAACCTGCTCAAGCACCTCGGTGTGCGCTAG
- a CDS encoding MarR family winged helix-turn-helix transcriptional regulator gives MTVVSEPRWLTDAEQSMWRGFQSMQITLGRALEQQLGESGLSGADFEVLVPLSEAEGHRMRARDLGRQMKWDRSRLSHQIRRMESRGLISRSNCPTDARGTFIELTEQGWATIVAAAPSHVATVRSLFVDVLDDADVTALTAITTKVNERLAADPNVEAACSGED, from the coding sequence ATGACGGTCGTGAGCGAACCGAGATGGCTGACCGACGCCGAGCAGAGCATGTGGCGCGGTTTCCAGTCCATGCAGATCACGCTGGGACGTGCGCTGGAGCAACAGCTCGGTGAGTCGGGCCTGTCCGGCGCGGACTTCGAGGTGCTCGTCCCGCTGTCCGAAGCCGAGGGTCACCGCATGCGGGCCCGCGATCTGGGCCGTCAGATGAAATGGGATCGCAGCCGGCTGTCCCACCAGATTCGCCGGATGGAGAGCCGCGGACTGATCAGCCGCTCGAATTGCCCCACCGATGCCCGTGGGACGTTCATCGAGCTCACCGAACAGGGCTGGGCGACGATCGTGGCGGCCGCACCGTCGCACGTGGCGACCGTCCGGTCGCTGTTCGTCGACGTGCTCGACGACGCTGACGTGACCGCCCTCACCGCGATCACCACCAAGGTGAACGAGCGATTGGCGGCCGACCCGAACGTCGAGGCGGCCTGCTCCGGCGAGGACTGA
- a CDS encoding aldo/keto reductase, with the protein MNSVPNITLNNGVQIPQLGFGVFQIKPEDTAAAVRTALDVGYRHIDTAEMYGNEREVGQAVRESGIPREDIFVTSKLNNGFHGYDTALKAFDQTLSDLGFERVDLFLIHWPLPTVGNFVDTWRAFERIYAEGRARSIGVSNFTEHHLRTLHSETEIPPAVNQIEAHPYLTQEALRGFDAQHGIATEAWSPIAQGLVLDDPTITAIAHAHDRSPAQVVLRWHVQLGNIVFPKSVTVDRVRENFALFDFELSSGDMAQISGLNRDQRTGPDPETFDYIPS; encoded by the coding sequence GTGAATTCCGTCCCCAACATCACCCTCAACAACGGTGTGCAGATCCCGCAGCTCGGTTTCGGCGTGTTCCAGATCAAGCCGGAGGACACCGCGGCCGCCGTGCGCACCGCGTTGGACGTGGGCTACCGGCACATCGACACCGCCGAGATGTACGGCAACGAGCGCGAGGTCGGGCAGGCCGTCCGCGAGTCGGGAATCCCCCGCGAGGACATCTTCGTGACCAGCAAGCTGAACAACGGCTTCCACGGTTACGACACCGCGCTCAAGGCTTTCGACCAGACGTTGTCCGACCTCGGTTTCGAGCGGGTGGATCTGTTCCTGATCCACTGGCCACTGCCCACGGTCGGCAATTTCGTCGACACCTGGCGCGCGTTCGAACGCATCTACGCCGAGGGCCGGGCCCGTTCGATCGGGGTGTCGAACTTCACCGAGCACCATCTGCGGACTTTGCACTCCGAGACCGAGATCCCGCCCGCCGTGAACCAGATCGAGGCGCACCCCTACCTCACGCAGGAGGCGTTGCGCGGATTCGATGCCCAGCACGGTATCGCCACCGAGGCCTGGTCCCCGATCGCCCAGGGACTGGTGCTCGATGATCCGACGATCACCGCGATCGCCCACGCCCACGACCGCAGCCCCGCCCAGGTCGTGCTCCGCTGGCACGTCCAGCTGGGCAACATCGTGTTCCCCAAGTCGGTGACCGTCGATCGCGTCCGCGAGAACTTCGCGCTGTTCGACTTCGAGCTGTCCTCCGGCGACATGGCCCAGATCTCCGGACTCAACCGCGACCAGCGCACCGGCCCCGACCCGGAGACGTTCGACTACATCCCGTCCTGA
- a CDS encoding YceI family protein, with protein sequence MTATLTDVTGTYTLDVAHSRIGFSARHAMVTKVRGAFNDFAGTIVLDGANPSNSSAELSIQVASIDTRNEQRDGHLRTNDFFDAPSFPEITYKSTSIEQLDEENFRVTGDLTIKGVTKSIVVDWEFAGLATDPYGNVRAGFEGKATLNRTDFGIAFNAALETGGVLVSEKINLEFEVSAIRQAA encoded by the coding sequence ATGACTGCCACCCTCACCGACGTCACCGGTACCTACACCCTCGATGTCGCCCACAGCCGCATCGGCTTCAGTGCTCGCCACGCGATGGTGACCAAGGTCCGCGGCGCATTCAACGACTTCGCCGGCACGATCGTGCTCGACGGCGCGAACCCGAGCAACTCCTCCGCGGAGTTGAGCATCCAGGTCGCCAGCATCGACACCCGCAACGAGCAGCGCGACGGGCACCTGCGCACCAACGACTTCTTCGACGCGCCCTCCTTCCCCGAGATCACCTACAAGTCCACTTCGATCGAGCAGCTCGACGAGGAGAACTTCCGCGTCACGGGCGATCTGACCATCAAGGGCGTTACCAAGTCGATCGTCGTCGACTGGGAATTCGCCGGCCTGGCCACCGACCCGTACGGCAACGTGCGCGCCGGCTTCGAGGGCAAGGCCACCCTGAACCGCACCGACTTCGGCATTGCCTTCAACGCCGCGCTCGAGACCGGTGGCGTACTGGTCTCGGAGAAGATCAACCTCGAGTTCGAGGTCTCGGCGATTCGCCAGGCCGCCTGA